In Thunnus maccoyii chromosome 3, fThuMac1.1, whole genome shotgun sequence, the following proteins share a genomic window:
- the capzb gene encoding F-actin-capping protein subunit beta isoform X2, whose amino-acid sequence MNDQQLDCALDLMRRLPPQQIEKNLSDLIDLVPSLCEDLLSSVDQPLKIARDKVVGKDYLLCDYNRDGDSYRSPWSNKYEPPIEDGAMPSARLRKLEVEANNAFDQYRDLYFEGGVSSVYLWDLDHGFAGVILIKKAGDGSKKIKGCWDSIHVVEVQEKSSGRTAHYKLTSTVMLWLQTTKTGSGTMNLGGSLTRQMEKDETVGESSPHIANIGRLVEDMENKIRSTLNEIYFGKTKDIVNGLRSVQTLADKSKQEALKVDLMEALKRKHQS is encoded by the exons aatgACCAGCAGCTGGACTGTGCCCTGGACCTGATGAGGCGTCTGCCTCCTCAGCAGATCGAGAAGAACCTCAGTGACCTCATTGACCTG GTGCCCAGTCTGTGTGAggacctcctctcctctgtggaCCAGCCCCTGAAGATTGCTCGGGACAAGGTGGTGGGGAAAGACTATCTGCTCTGTGATTACAACCGAGACGGCGACTCCTACAG ATCCCCGTGGAGTAATAAATATGAGCCTCCCATCGAAGACGGTGCCATGCCCTCAGCTCGCCTGAGAAAACTTGAGGTTGAAGCCAATAACGCCTTCGACCAGTACAGAGACCT GTACTTTGAGGGTGGCGTGTCCTCTGTGTACCTCTGGGACTTGGATCATGGCTTCGCTGGAGTTATTCTCATCAAGAAGGCTGGCGATGGATCCAAGAAGATCAAAGGGTGCTGGGACTCCATCCACGTGGTGGAGGTGCAG GAGAAGTCCAGCGGACGCACTGCTCACTACAAACTCACCTCCACCGTCATGCTGTGGCTCCAGACAACCAAGACCGGCTCCGGTACCATGAACCTGGGCGGCAGCCTTACAAGACAG ATGGAAAAAGATGAGACAGTTGGAGAGTCCTCACCCCACATTGCCAACATTGGCCGCCTTGTTGAA GATATGGAGAACAAGATTCGCTCCACACTGAATGAAATCTACTTTGGGAAAACCAAGGACATTGTCAACGGACTAAG GAGTGTTCAGACTCTGGCTGACAAGTCAAAGCAGGAGGCTCTGAAGGTCGACCTGATGGAGGCGCTCAAACGCAAACACCAAAGCTAG
- the capzb gene encoding F-actin-capping protein subunit beta isoform X1: protein MNDQQLDCALDLMRRLPPQQIEKNLSDLIDLVPSLCEDLLSSVDQPLKIARDKVVGKDYLLCDYNRDGDSYRSPWSNKYEPPIEDGAMPSARLRKLEVEANNAFDQYRDLYFEGGVSSVYLWDLDHGFAGVILIKKAGDGSKKIKGCWDSIHVVEVQEKSSGRTAHYKLTSTVMLWLQTTKTGSGTMNLGGSLTRQMEKDETVGESSPHIANIGRLVEDMENKIRSTLNEIYFGKTKDIVNGLRSIESLPDNQKYRQLQKELSQVLTQRQIFID from the exons aatgACCAGCAGCTGGACTGTGCCCTGGACCTGATGAGGCGTCTGCCTCCTCAGCAGATCGAGAAGAACCTCAGTGACCTCATTGACCTG GTGCCCAGTCTGTGTGAggacctcctctcctctgtggaCCAGCCCCTGAAGATTGCTCGGGACAAGGTGGTGGGGAAAGACTATCTGCTCTGTGATTACAACCGAGACGGCGACTCCTACAG ATCCCCGTGGAGTAATAAATATGAGCCTCCCATCGAAGACGGTGCCATGCCCTCAGCTCGCCTGAGAAAACTTGAGGTTGAAGCCAATAACGCCTTCGACCAGTACAGAGACCT GTACTTTGAGGGTGGCGTGTCCTCTGTGTACCTCTGGGACTTGGATCATGGCTTCGCTGGAGTTATTCTCATCAAGAAGGCTGGCGATGGATCCAAGAAGATCAAAGGGTGCTGGGACTCCATCCACGTGGTGGAGGTGCAG GAGAAGTCCAGCGGACGCACTGCTCACTACAAACTCACCTCCACCGTCATGCTGTGGCTCCAGACAACCAAGACCGGCTCCGGTACCATGAACCTGGGCGGCAGCCTTACAAGACAG ATGGAAAAAGATGAGACAGTTGGAGAGTCCTCACCCCACATTGCCAACATTGGCCGCCTTGTTGAA GATATGGAGAACAAGATTCGCTCCACACTGAATGAAATCTACTTTGGGAAAACCAAGGACATTGTCAACGGACTAAG ATCTATTGAGTCTTTGCCTGATAACCAAAAGTACCGGCAGCTCCAGAAGGAGCTGTCGCAGGTCCTCACCCAGCGTCAGATCTTCATTGACTAG